Genomic segment of Myxococcus stipitatus:
TCACCGGCTACCAGGTCATCTCCAAGGTGCCTCACCTGCTGCATACCCCGCTGATGGCCTTCACCAACGCCATCTCCGGCATCTCGCTGGTGGGCTCGCTGCTCGCGGCGGGCGGACACTACGGGACCTTGTCGACGGCGCTGGGCGCGGTGGCGGTGCTCGCCGCGAGCATCAACGTCATCGGCGGGTTCCTCATCACCGACCGCATGCTGCGCATGTTCAAGAAGAAGGGAGGCGCGCGATGACCGCCGCCCAGCCGCAGGTCGCGCAGGCCGTCGTCGGGGCGCTCTCCACGGCGGAGACCTTCGTCCAGCTGCTCTACCTCGCCGCCTCCATCCTCTTCATCCTGGGCTTGAAGGACCTGGGCGACGCGCAGACGGCGCGCCGGGGCGTGCTGCTGGCGGAGATAGGCATGGTGGCCGCCGTCGCCGGCACGCTGCTGTTCGGCGTGGACAAGGGCATCATCGTGCGGTGGGAGTGGATTGTCGTGGCGCTCCTCATCGGCACGGGCGTGGGCACGGCCATGGGCCTGTGGATTCCCATGACGAAGATGCCGGAGCGCATCGCGCTGTCACATGCCTTCGGTGGACTCGCCGTCGCGCTGGTGGGCGTCGTCGAGTACCTCAACCACGGCGGCCCTCAGATGGGGACGCTGCACATCACCGCCACGGGGCTCGAGGTCGCGCTGGGCGCGCTGACCTTCACCGGCAGCTTGATGGCGTTCGGAAAGCTGCAGGGCTTCATCACCGGACGGCCCGTCACCTATCCGCTCCAGAACCTGTCGAACCTGGCGATGATTGTCGGCACGCTGGGCCTCATCGGCCTGCTCGTCCATTCGCCGGGCGCCTCCTGGGCCTTCTACGCGGTGGCCACGCTGGGCGTGCTGCTGGGGGTGTTGCTGGTGCTCCCCATCGGCGGCGCGGACATGCCGGTGGTCATCTGCTTGCTCAATTCCTACGCGGGCCTGGCGGCCTCGGCCACGGGGTTCGCGCTGGACAACAACGTGCTCATCATCTGCGGCGCGCTGGACGGCTTCTCCGGCTTCCTGCTCGGCATGATGATGTCCAAGGCGATGAACCGCTCGTTCTCCAACGTGCTGTTCGGCGCGTTCGGCGCGGCGCCGGAGGCCAAGGCCGTCACGGAAGGCGCGGCCCCGTCGGGTCCCGCGCCGAACGTGGGCAGCGTGGAGGAGGCCGCGGAGGTGCTGCGCGCGGCGCGCTCCGTCATCGTCGTGCCGGGCTACGGCATGGCCGTGTCGCAGGCGCAGCACGCGGTGCGAGACCTGGCCAACGTGCTCCAGGCCAATGGCTGTGACGTGCGCTACGCCATCCACCCGGTGGCGGGCCGCATGCCGGGACACATGAACGTGCTGCTCGCGGAAGCCAACGTCCCGTATGACCACCTGTTCGACCTGGACGTCATCAACGACGACTTCACCGCGACCGACGTGGCGCTCGTGGTGGGGGCCAACGACGTCGTGAATCCCGCCGCGCGCTCCAACCAGAGCAGCCCCATCTACGGCATGCCCATCCTCTCCGCCGACATGGCGAAGACGTGTGTCGTGCTCAAGCGCTCGCTCAACGCGGGCTTCGCCGGCATCGAGAACGAGCTCTTCGTGCGCTCCAACACGATGATGGTGCTGGGCGACGCGAAGAAGACGCTGATGCAGTTCACCTCCGCCCTCAAGGAATAGCCCTCACAAGCAGAGCAGATGTCACCCTCTGCTGTTATTGTGGCGACGCGCCTGTGACCCAGGCGCGCGTGGAGGTCATTCTCCGCGCAGGTGGTTGGGTGTGTGGTGGTGTGTCTTTTCGGCACGATTGAGAATGGAGATATCCGCCCCGGATGCCTCACGGGTGTGGACCCTGGCCACCTTCGCGCAGAGACTCGCCGTTGACGAAATCGCGCGTCGGCATTCCATTGATGGGGTTCGGTTGGTGGTGGGGCAGGGTGGACGCAAGGAGTGGGCGAATGGTCGGCGACTCACGGGATGGAAAACTCCCTCCAGGAGGGGAGCCCATGACGGGTTCCCCGGAGCCGGATGGCGGAGGCACTCCCGTGT
This window contains:
- a CDS encoding NAD(P) transhydrogenase subunit alpha; this translates as MSLTLIFGLYVFFLAAFTGYQVISKVPHLLHTPLMAFTNAISGISLVGSLLAAGGHYGTLSTALGAVAVLAASINVIGGFLITDRMLRMFKKKGGAR
- a CDS encoding NAD(P)(+) transhydrogenase (Re/Si-specific) subunit beta; translated protein: MTAAQPQVAQAVVGALSTAETFVQLLYLAASILFILGLKDLGDAQTARRGVLLAEIGMVAAVAGTLLFGVDKGIIVRWEWIVVALLIGTGVGTAMGLWIPMTKMPERIALSHAFGGLAVALVGVVEYLNHGGPQMGTLHITATGLEVALGALTFTGSLMAFGKLQGFITGRPVTYPLQNLSNLAMIVGTLGLIGLLVHSPGASWAFYAVATLGVLLGVLLVLPIGGADMPVVICLLNSYAGLAASATGFALDNNVLIICGALDGFSGFLLGMMMSKAMNRSFSNVLFGAFGAAPEAKAVTEGAAPSGPAPNVGSVEEAAEVLRAARSVIVVPGYGMAVSQAQHAVRDLANVLQANGCDVRYAIHPVAGRMPGHMNVLLAEANVPYDHLFDLDVINDDFTATDVALVVGANDVVNPAARSNQSSPIYGMPILSADMAKTCVVLKRSLNAGFAGIENELFVRSNTMMVLGDAKKTLMQFTSALKE